Proteins encoded in a region of the Diospyros lotus cultivar Yz01 chromosome 9, ASM1463336v1, whole genome shotgun sequence genome:
- the LOC127810332 gene encoding uncharacterized protein LOC127810332, with protein sequence MAQSLELLLIQFLMPDNDARRQAEDQIKRLAKDPQVVPALVHHLRTAKTPNVRQLSAVLLRKKITGHWAKLSPQLRQLVKKSLIESITMEHSPPVRRASANVVSIIAKYAVPAGEWPDLLPFLFQCSQSPQEDHREVALILFSSLTETIGNSFRPHFADLQSLLLKCLQDETSNRVRIAALKAVGSFLEFTRDGAEVVKFREFIPSILNVSRQCLASGEEDVAVIAFEIFDELIESPAPLLGESVKAIVQFSLEVCSSQNLETSTRHQAIQIISWLGKYKPNSLKKHKLVIPILQIMCPLLAEASNGDDDDLAPDRAAAEVIDTMALNLSKHVFPPVFEFASLSIQSVNPKFREASVTALGVISEACSELMKDKLEPILHIVLGALRDPEQVVRGAASFALGQFAEHLQPEIASQYESVLPCILSALEDTSDEVKEKSYYALAAYCDNMGEEILPFLDPLMGKLLAALQNSPRNLQETCMSAIGSVASAAEQAFIPYAERILELMKAFMVLTNDEDLRSRARATELVGIIAMSVGRMRMEPILPPFIEAAISGFGLEFSELREYTHGFFSNVAEILDDGFVQYLPHVVHLAFSSCNLDDGSAVDIDDFDEDENTSGFGGVSSDDEAHDEARVRNISIRTGVLDEKAAATQALGLFALHAKNHFAPYLEESLRILVRHSSYFHEDVRLQAIISLKYILTATQAIFQGHNEGPTKVREVFDAVMNIYIKTMTEDDDKEVVAQDCMSVADIVKEVGFVAVEPYMPQLVEATLVLLREESVCQKIESDGEIDDDDAEHDEVLMDAVSDILPAFAKSMGPHFAPIFEKMFGPLMKFAKASRPPQDRTMVVACLAEVAQHMGAPVAAYIDAVMPIVLKELASSEATNRRNAAFCVGELCKNGGDSSLKYYSDVLRALFPLFGESEPDDAVRDNAAGAVARMIMVHPESIPLNQVLPVFLKVLPLKEDHEESMAVYSCVCNLVLSSNPQILTLVPELVNLFAQVAVSNVETSEVKSHIGSAFSHLISLYGHQMQPILSTLSPVHANALAAISPKS encoded by the exons TCCCCCAGTGAGGCGAGCTAGTGCAAATGTGGTGAGCATCATTGCAAAGTACGCTGTTCCAGCTGGCGAATGGCCTGATTTATTGCCTTTTTTATTCCAATGTAGTCAGAGCCCGCAAGAAGATCATAGAGAA GTGGCATTGATCCTTTTCAGCTCTTTAACTGAAACAATTGGGAATTCTTTTCGACCACATTTTGCAGACTTGCAATCTCTTTTACTCAAGTGCTTACAAGACGAGACAAGTAACCGCGTCAGAATTGCTGCACTCAA GGCAGTTGGGTCTTTCCTTGAGTTCACTCGTGATGGGGCAGAAGTG GTCAAGTTTCGAGAGTTTATCCCTAGCATTTTAAATGTATCAAGGCAATGCCTTGCCTCTGGTGAGGAGGATGTTGCTGTTATtgcttttgaaatatttgatgaGCTGATTGAATCTCCTGCACCCCTACTTGGGGAATCAGTTAAAGCCATTGTGCAGTTCTCTCTTGAAGTTTGTTCTAGCCAAAACTTGGAAACTAGTACTCGTCATCAG GCAATCCAAATAATTTCATGGCTTGGGAAGTACAAACCAAATTCCCTTAAAAAACATAAGCTGGTGATTCCTATTCTCCAAATTATGTGTCCGTTGCTTGCTGAAGCTTCTAATGGTGATGACGATGATCTGGCACCAGATCGAGCTGCAGCTGAAGTTATTGATACCATGGCGTTAAACCTTTCAAAGCACGTGTTCCCACCTGTTTTTGAATTTGCTTCATTGAGCATTCAAAGTGTTAATCCCAAGTTTCGGGAAGCTTCAGTTACAGCTTTAGGTGTTATTTCTGAGGCGTGCTCGGAGTTGATGAAAGATAAGTTGGAACCAATTCTTCATATTGTCTTGGGGGCTCTGAGAGATCCTGAACAAGTGGTAAGGGGGGCTGCTTCATTTGCATTGGGTCAATTTGCAGAGCATTTGCAACCTGAGATTGCATCTCAATACGAAAGTGTTCTTCCTTGCATTTTAAGTGCTCTGGAAGATACATCTGATGAAGTAAAG GAGAAATCGTACTATGCTCTGGCAGCATACTGTGACAACATGGGTGAAGAAATCCTTCCTTTTCTTGATCCTCTCATGGGAAAATTGCTTGCAGCACTTCAGAATAGCCCTCGTAATTTGCAGGAGACTTGCATG TCTGCAATTGGTTCAGTTGCATCTGCAGCAGAGCAAGCCTTCATCCCGTATGCTGAAAGGATTCTGGAATTGATGAAAGCATTCATGGTGCTTACAAATGATGAGGACCTTCGCTCCCGAGCAAGAGCTACTGAACTGGTTGGCATAATTGCCATGTCTGTAGGACGAATGCGGATGGAACCCATTTTGCCCCCCTTTATTGAAGCTGCCATTTCT GGATTTGGCTTGGAATTCAGTGAGCTTCGGGAATATACCCATGGCTTCTTCAGCAATGTAGCAGAGATTTTGGATGATGGATTTGTGCAG TACCTTCCACATGTGGTACATCTTGCCTTCTCCTCCTGCAATCTTGATGATGGTTCTGCTGTGGATATTGATGACTTTGATGAGGATGAGAACACTAGTGGATTTGGTGGTGTTTCATCTGATGATGAAGCTCACGATGAAGCAAGGGTTCGAAATATAAGTATCAGAACTGGAGTTTTAGATGAAAAGGCTGCTGCCACACAGGCCCTTGGTTTATTTGCTTTGCATGCCAAGAATCACTTTGCACC TTATTTGGAGGAGTCATTGAGGATTTTGGTCAGACACTCAAGCTACTTTCATGAAGATGTCCGGCTTCAGGCCATTATCTCTTTGAAAT ATATTTTGACAGCTACACAAGCCATATTCCAAGGTCATAAT GAAGGACCCACAAAGGTTAGAGAAGTATTTG ATGCTGTGATGAATATTTATATCAAGACTATGACTGAAGATGATGACAAGGAAGTTGTTGCTCAAGATTGCATGAGTGTAGCTGACATTGTTAAGGAAGTTGGATTTGTAGCAGTTGAGCCAT aTATGCCTCAGCTTGTGGAGGCAACTTTGGTATTGCTGAGAGAAGAGTCAGTTTGTCAGAAAATAGAATCTGATGGTgagattgatgatgatgatgctgaACATGACGAAGTGCTTATGGATGCAGTTTCTGATATCCTCCCTGCGTTTGCAAAGTCCATGGGTCCACATTTTGCACCTATCTTTGAGAAGATGTTTGGCCCTCTGATGAAGTTCGCG AAAGCTTCACGCCCACCACAAGATCGAACCATGGTAGTTGCATGCCTTGCAGAAGTTGCTCAGCATATGGGTGCTCCTGTTGCAGCCTATATTGAT GCTGTAATGCCCATAGTCCTCAAAGAACTAGCATCGTCAGAGGCAACTAACAGGAGGAATGCTGCATTTTGTGTTGGAGAGCTCTGCAAAAATGGTGGCGATTCTTCCTTGAA ATACTACAGTGATGTACTTCGTGCACTTTTTCCCTTGTTTGGGGAGTCTGAACCTGATGATGCTGTGAGGGACAATGCGGCTGGTGCTGTAGCAAGGATGATAATGGTGCATCCTGAATCCATACCTTTGAATCAG GTGCTTCCAGTTTTCCTGAAAGTTCTCCCATTGAAAGAAGATCATGAAGAATCTATGGCTGTCTATAGTTGTGTTTGCAATCTTGTCCTCTCATCTAATCCCCAG ATCTTAACTCTAGTTCCAGAGCTGGTAAATCTATTTGCCCAAGTTGCAGTATCAAACGTGGAAACATCTGAAGTCAAATCTCATATAGGCAGTGCTTTTTCCCACCTGATTTCTCTTTATGGACATCAGATGCAACCCATTTTGAGCACTCTTTCACCTGTACATGCCAATGCCTTAGCTGCTATTTCTCCAAAAAGCTGA
- the LOC127809187 gene encoding probable receptor-like protein kinase At1g11050: MKLDVAIRSLIIGIILSINSASSSTCPMNLGYVGTIPWDSAACKEAHQHNSTACCQTLVSLYGVALSQYLKDTSSFRLPDLATSIACLSAFQAKLSSLALPPSLTDTCFDPHNYVNTTAACAGIQTSRDWQDKAGDHATPLDADCRHDLSDLTACDACVLAGFRAHSRLLSVDGNISHAKGCFYYTVLYAAGVVNRHGPKSMGALLCIFGLPMSSLESGSNSVSTSFRALVYGSAGAGASALGVFCLIGLYLWWNSWRSLKSSRVCSSFRIKTGPRWYKIKDLERATDGFSTKNIIGRGQFGIVYKGTLQDGTRVAIKRVLESDVEGNPEFQNEVGITGALKHRNLVPLRGCCVVSEDDSSGDGESQRYLVYDYMPNGSLNDHLFPSDQSPVGAKKPLTWPQRKSIILDVAKALAYLHYGVKPAIYHRDIKPTNILLDEGMRARVADFGLAKQSREGQSHLTTRVAGTHGYLAPEYALYGQLTEKSDVYSFGVVVLEMVCGRKALDLSTSGSPRSFLITDWAWSLVKAGRMEQVLDASLLGDGEMVKGTMERFVLVGILCAHLMVALRPTILEALKMLEGDVEVPVIPDRPVFVDYNVFHPIE, translated from the coding sequence ATGAAGCTTGATGTTGCAATTAGATCACTAATAATTGGTATCATTCTCTCCATAAACTCAGCTTCATCATCCACATGCCCCATGAATTTGGGTTATGTTGGGACAATCCCATGGGACTCTGCAGCCTGCAAGGAAGCACACCAACATAATTCAACTGCTTGCTGCCAAACCCTAGTCAGCCTCTATGGGGTTGCCCTATCCCAGTACCTCAAAGACACGTCCTCCTTCAGGCTGCCAGATTTGGCCACTTCCATTGCTTGCCTCTCGGCCTTCCAAGCCAAGCTCTCCTCTCTTGCTCTGCCACCAAGCCTCACTGACACCTGCTTTGATCCCCACAACTATGTCAACACCACCGCCGCCTGTGCAGGCATCCAAACAAGTCGAGACTGGCAGGACAAGGCCGGCGACCACGCCACCCCGCTAGATGCCGACTGCCGGCACGACCTCTCTGACCTCACTGCCTGCGATGCCTGTGTCCTGGCGGGCTTCAGAGCCCATTCCCGGCTGCTCTCTGTTGATGGGAATATCTCCCACGCCAAGGGCTGCTTCTACTACACAGTACTATATGCTGCTGGTGTTGTGAACCGGCATGGCCCCAAGAGCATGGGGGCTCTCTTGTGCATCTTTGGGCTTCCGATGTCCTCCTTGGAAAGCGGTTCGAACTCGGTGAGCACAAGCTTCCGCGCCCTGGTCTATGGTTCAGCGGGTGCTGGTGCTTCTGCTTTGGGCGTGTTTTGCTTGATTGGGTTGTACTTGTGGTGGAACAGTTGGAGAAGTCTCAAGTCCTCTAGAGTTTGCTCCAGTTTCCGGATCAAGACAGGACCAAGATGGTACAAAATCAAGGATTTAGAAAGGGCAACCGATGGATTTTCGACCAAGAATATAATAGGGAGAGGACAGTTTGGGATTGTCTATAAAGGGACACTGCAAGATGGAACGCGGGTTGCTATTAAAAGGGTCTTGGAATCAGATGTCGAAGGCAATCCCGAATTCCAGAATGAAGTTGGGATCACAGGTGCTTTGAAGCACAGGAATTTGGTGCCTCTCAGAGGCTGCTGTGTGGTCAGTGAAGATGACAGTTCTGGAGATGGAGAAAGCCAGAGATACCTTGTTTACGATTACATGCCTAATGGAAGCCTCAATGATCACTTATTTCCCTCAGATCAGAGCCCAGTTGGAGCGAAAAAACCATTGACTTGGCCTCAAAGAAAGAGCATAATTCTTGATGTAGCAAAGGCTTTGGCCTATCTTCACTACGGGGTGAAGCCTGCGATATACCACAGAGACATCAAACCCACAAACATACTATTAGATGAGGGAATGAGAGCCAGAGTGGCTGATTTTGGATTAGCCAAGCAAAGCAGAGAAGGGCAGTCTCATCTCACCACCAGGGTGGCTGGCACACATGGCTACTTAGCCCCAGAATACGCACTTTACGGGCAGTTGACAGAGAAGAGTGACGTTTACAGCTTCGGGGTGGTGGTTCTGGAGATGGTGTGTGGAAGAAAGGCTCTCGATCTCTCAACCTCTGGGTCGCCAAGGAGTTTCCTAATCACGGATTGGGCTTGGTCTTTGGTGAAAGCTGGGAGAATGGAACAAGTTTTGGATGCTTCGTTGCTGGGAGATGGGGAGATGGTGAAGGGAACAATGGAGAGATTTGTGCTTGTGGGGATTCTGTGTGCTCACTTGATGGTGGCTCTGAGGCCTACCATTTTGGAAGCTCTGAAGATGCTGGAAGGAGATGTTGAGGTTCCTGTAATCCCGGATCGACCGGTGTTTGTTGATTATAATGTCTTTCATCCCATTGAGTAG
- the LOC127810334 gene encoding uncharacterized protein LOC127810334, with protein MGDSSSRSQQSTQPNLYGILGITKSSSLLDISKAYKALVMKWHPDKNPSSKSSEAAAKFREITEAYRTLSAKEEESEFKALDEPAMEETASRHRSADEGFFTRLSRTASRRSKTPVPHRADFSRNPSRRSTTPTPADMYESSLSRTASVSTDMPATTPTTPKTPTTPTGMATGAAGLSKATSRRNNTPIIFSQSTARRKPPPVEKTLECSLEELCHGCVKKIKITRDVISDTGLIVQEEEILKIKIKPGWKKGTKITFEGKGDQRPGTLPADITFLIDEKRHPIFKRLGDDLELVVEIPLIQALTGCNITVPLLGGEKMTLFIDDIIHPGFEKIIPGQGMPKAKERERRGNLRLSFLVGFPTHLTDEQRADILSILNDSSSPCGE; from the exons atgggAGATTCTTCTTCACGTTCGCAGCAGTCGACACAACCGAATTTGTACGGCATCCTGGGAATCACCAAAAGCTCTTCCTTGTTAGATATTAGCAAAGCCTACAAGGCGCTCGTCATGAAATGGCATCCCGACAAGAACCCCTCCAGCAAATCTTCCGAAGCCGCCGCAAAGTTCCGAGAGATTACCGAAGCCTACAGG ACTCTGAGTGCCAAGGAGGAGGAATCGGAATTCAAAGCTTTGGATGAGCCAGCCATGGAAGAAACGGCATCCAGGCACAGAAGCGCCGACGAGGGCTTCTTCACGCGGCTGTCGAGAACTGCCAGCCGGAGAAGCAAGACGCCGGTGCCACACAGAGCGGATTTCTCAAGGAACCCGAGCAGGAGAAGCACCACCCCGACGCCGGCAGACATGTACGAATCATCATTGTCAAGAACTGCAAGCGTCAGCACAGACATGCCGGCCACCACCCCAACCACCCCCAAAACCCCCACCACGCCGACCGGCATGGCTACAGGCGCGGCGGGCCTTTCGAAAGCTACCAGCCGGAGGAACAACACGCCCATCATCTTCTCACAGTCGACTGCAAGGAGGAAGCCTCCGCCTGTGGAGAAGACGCTGGAGTGCAGCCTGGAGGAGCTCTGCCATGGCTGCGTCAAGAAGATCAAGATTACCAGAGATGTCATCTCTGATACAGg GCTAATtgttcaagaagaagaaatattgaagataaagataaaaccTGGGTGGAAGAAGGGCACAAAGATAACATTCGAAGGAAAAGGGGATCAGAGACCAGGAACCTTACCGGCGGATATCACATTCTTGATAGATGAGAAGAGACATCCGATATTCAAGAGACTAGGAGATGACTTGGAGCTTGTAGTTGAGATCCCTCTAATCCAGGCCCTCACCGGCTGCAACATCACCGTCCCGCTCTTGGGCGGCGAGAAGATGACGCTCTTCATCGACGACATCATCCACCCGGGCTTCGAGAAGATCATCCCTGGCCAAGGCATGCCCAAAGCcaaagagagggagaggaggGGGAACCTCCGGCTTAGTTTCCTCGTCGGCTTCCCGACACACCTCACCGATGAACAACGGGCTGACATTCTGAGTATTCTCAACGACTCATCTTCCCCTTGCGGAGAATGA